The proteins below come from a single Mus musculus strain C57BL/6J chromosome 5, GRCm38.p6 C57BL/6J genomic window:
- the Gtpbp10 gene encoding GTP-binding protein 10 isoform 2 (isoform 2 is encoded by transcript variant 2), translated as MVRCGCALLRKYGNFIDNLRIFTKGGSGGMGYPRLGGEGGRGGDVWVVAHKNMTLKQLKNKYPQKRFVAGGGANSRVSALQGSKGKDCEVPAPVGISVTDENGQVLGELNKEEDRVLVAKGGLGGKLHTNFLPLKGQKRIVHLDLKVIADVGLVGFPNAGKSSLLSRVSHATPVIADYAFTTLRPELGKIMYNDFKQISVADLPGLIEGAHMNKGMGHKFLKHLERTRQLLFVVDISGFQLSSVTPYRTAFETIILLTKELELYKEELQTKPALLAINKMDLPDAQVKLQELMKQLLSPEGKAAVRFHLVRSAGRAQSRFSAFI; from the exons ATGGTGCGCTGCGGTTGCGCTTTGTTGAGAAAG TATGGAAATTTCATTGATAACCTGAGAATCTTCACCAAGGGAGGAAGCGGTGGAATGGGTTACCCTCGTTTAGGTGGAGAAGGTGGAAGAGGTGGTGACGTCTGGGTTGTGGCCCATAAAAATATGACCTTaaaacaacttaaaaacaaaTATCCTCAGAAACGGTTTGTGGCCGGAGGAGGAGCAAACAGTCG agTTAGCGCACTGCAGGGCTCCAAGGGAAAGGACTGTGAAGTGCCTGCTCCTGTGGGTATCTCAGTAACTGATGAAAACGGCCAAGTGCTAG GAGAACTCAATAAAGAAGAAGACAGAGTTCTGGTTGCTAAAGGTGGCCTTGGTGGCAAATTACATACAAATTTCTTACCTTTGAAAGGTCAGAAGCGCATAGTTCACCTTGACCTAAAAGTCATAGCTGATGTAGGCCTAGTAGG ATTCCCAAATGCTGGAAAATCCTCCTTACTGAGTCGGGTTTCCCATGCTACACCTGTGATTGCAGATTATGCGT TTACAACACTAAGGCCTGAACTCGGAAAGATTATGTACAATGATTTCAAACAG atTTCAGTAGCTGATCTCCCAGGTTTGATAGAAGGAGCGCATATGAACAAAGGCATGGGCCACAAGTTCCTCAAGCATTTAGAGAGAACCAGACAACTGCTTTTTGTT GTTGATATTTCTGGGTTTCAGCTTTCTTCTGTAACTCCATATAGGACTGCCTTTGAAACTATAATACTTCTCACAAAA GAGTTGGAGTTGTACAAAGAAGAACTACAGACAAAACCCGCACTCTTAGCAATTAATAAGATGGACTTGCCGGATGCCCAAGTTAAACTTCAGGAACTGATGAAGCAGCTCCTGAGCCCTGAAGGTAAAGCGGCTGTCCGCTTCCATCTGGTGCGCAGTGCTGGCCGTGCGCAGAGCAG ATTTTCTgcatttatttga
- the Gtpbp10 gene encoding GTP-binding protein 10 isoform 1. (isoform 1. is encoded by transcript variant 1): protein MVRCGCALLRKYGNFIDNLRIFTKGGSGGMGYPRLGGEGGRGGDVWVVAHKNMTLKQLKNKYPQKRFVAGGGANSRVSALQGSKGKDCEVPAPVGISVTDENGQVLGELNKEEDRVLVAKGGLGGKLHTNFLPLKGQKRIVHLDLKVIADVGLVGFPNAGKSSLLSRVSHATPVIADYAFTTLRPELGKIMYNDFKQISVADLPGLIEGAHMNKGMGHKFLKHLERTRQLLFVVDISGFQLSSVTPYRTAFETIILLTKELELYKEELQTKPALLAINKMDLPDAQVKLQELMKQLLSPEDFLHLFETKMIPEKALEFQHIVPISTVTGEGIAELKSCIRKALDEQDGKESDAHRSKQLLNLQSSS, encoded by the exons ATGGTGCGCTGCGGTTGCGCTTTGTTGAGAAAG TATGGAAATTTCATTGATAACCTGAGAATCTTCACCAAGGGAGGAAGCGGTGGAATGGGTTACCCTCGTTTAGGTGGAGAAGGTGGAAGAGGTGGTGACGTCTGGGTTGTGGCCCATAAAAATATGACCTTaaaacaacttaaaaacaaaTATCCTCAGAAACGGTTTGTGGCCGGAGGAGGAGCAAACAGTCG agTTAGCGCACTGCAGGGCTCCAAGGGAAAGGACTGTGAAGTGCCTGCTCCTGTGGGTATCTCAGTAACTGATGAAAACGGCCAAGTGCTAG GAGAACTCAATAAAGAAGAAGACAGAGTTCTGGTTGCTAAAGGTGGCCTTGGTGGCAAATTACATACAAATTTCTTACCTTTGAAAGGTCAGAAGCGCATAGTTCACCTTGACCTAAAAGTCATAGCTGATGTAGGCCTAGTAGG ATTCCCAAATGCTGGAAAATCCTCCTTACTGAGTCGGGTTTCCCATGCTACACCTGTGATTGCAGATTATGCGT TTACAACACTAAGGCCTGAACTCGGAAAGATTATGTACAATGATTTCAAACAG atTTCAGTAGCTGATCTCCCAGGTTTGATAGAAGGAGCGCATATGAACAAAGGCATGGGCCACAAGTTCCTCAAGCATTTAGAGAGAACCAGACAACTGCTTTTTGTT GTTGATATTTCTGGGTTTCAGCTTTCTTCTGTAACTCCATATAGGACTGCCTTTGAAACTATAATACTTCTCACAAAA GAGTTGGAGTTGTACAAAGAAGAACTACAGACAAAACCCGCACTCTTAGCAATTAATAAGATGGACTTGCCGGATGCCCAAGTTAAACTTCAGGAACTGATGAAGCAGCTCCTGAGCCCTGAAG ATTTTCTgcatttatttgaaacaaagatgATTCCAGAGAAGGCTCTAGAGTTCCAGCATATCGTTCCCATCTCAACAGTCACTGGGGAAGGCATTGCAGAGTTGAAGAGCTGTATAAGGAAAGCACTGGATGAACAGGATGGCAAAGAAAGTGATGCGCATCGGAGCAAACAGTTGCTCAATTTGCAGAGTTCCAGTTGA
- the Gtpbp10 gene encoding GTP-binding protein 10 isoform 3 (isoform 3 is encoded by transcript variant 3): protein MVRCGCALLRKYGNFIDNLRIFTKGGSGGMGYPRLGGEGGRGGDVWVVAHKNMTLKQLKNKYPQKRFVAGGGANSRVSALQGSKGKDCEVPAPVGISVTDENGQVLVTTLRPELGKIMYNDFKQISVADLPGLIEGAHMNKGMGHKFLKHLERTRQLLFVVDISGFQLSSVTPYRTAFETIILLTKELELYKEELQTKPALLAINKMDLPDAQVKLQELMKQLLSPEDFLHLFETKMIPEKALEFQHIVPISTVTGEGIAELKSCIRKALDEQDGKESDAHRSKQLLNLQSSS from the exons ATGGTGCGCTGCGGTTGCGCTTTGTTGAGAAAG TATGGAAATTTCATTGATAACCTGAGAATCTTCACCAAGGGAGGAAGCGGTGGAATGGGTTACCCTCGTTTAGGTGGAGAAGGTGGAAGAGGTGGTGACGTCTGGGTTGTGGCCCATAAAAATATGACCTTaaaacaacttaaaaacaaaTATCCTCAGAAACGGTTTGTGGCCGGAGGAGGAGCAAACAGTCG agTTAGCGCACTGCAGGGCTCCAAGGGAAAGGACTGTGAAGTGCCTGCTCCTGTGGGTATCTCAGTAACTGATGAAAACGGCCAAGTGCTAG TTACAACACTAAGGCCTGAACTCGGAAAGATTATGTACAATGATTTCAAACAG atTTCAGTAGCTGATCTCCCAGGTTTGATAGAAGGAGCGCATATGAACAAAGGCATGGGCCACAAGTTCCTCAAGCATTTAGAGAGAACCAGACAACTGCTTTTTGTT GTTGATATTTCTGGGTTTCAGCTTTCTTCTGTAACTCCATATAGGACTGCCTTTGAAACTATAATACTTCTCACAAAA GAGTTGGAGTTGTACAAAGAAGAACTACAGACAAAACCCGCACTCTTAGCAATTAATAAGATGGACTTGCCGGATGCCCAAGTTAAACTTCAGGAACTGATGAAGCAGCTCCTGAGCCCTGAAG ATTTTCTgcatttatttgaaacaaagatgATTCCAGAGAAGGCTCTAGAGTTCCAGCATATCGTTCCCATCTCAACAGTCACTGGGGAAGGCATTGCAGAGTTGAAGAGCTGTATAAGGAAAGCACTGGATGAACAGGATGGCAAAGAAAGTGATGCGCATCGGAGCAAACAGTTGCTCAATTTGCAGAGTTCCAGTTGA